A single region of the Lycium barbarum isolate Lr01 chromosome 2, ASM1917538v2, whole genome shotgun sequence genome encodes:
- the LOC132627120 gene encoding uncharacterized protein LOC132627120 isoform X6, whose product MLILFVIKEVSLLCNHLLIGFHFSSLKLASLILLLLLSMGKEVMSIEDSCYLLIKQKGGNIGNSFHMQETLKGIRLKSHIDSSWIFFKTAMFLMQVVKIESHEADDVIATLVEQVLQRGHRVVVASPDKDFKQLISDDVQIVMPVPEFNRWSFYTLKHYVAQYNCDPRSDLSLSKYVTLLLGCILGDEVDGVPGIQHVVPGFGRKTAMKLLKKHGTLENLLSAAAVRSVGRQYAQDALIKYADYLRRNYEVLSLKRDVSIHIEEQWLNERDVRNDSLVLSNFITLLKDSRNLNSQSRSHSKG is encoded by the exons ATGTTAATCCTATTTGTTATAAAGGAAGTATCCCTTCTTTGCAATCATTTGCTCATTGGATTTCACTTTTCTTCTCTCAAGTTAGCCTCACTGATCCTGTTATTGCT GTTATCGATGGGGAAAGAGGTAATGAGTATAGAAGACAGTTGTTACCTTCTTATAAAGCAAAAAGGAGGAAATATTGGCAACAGTTTCCACATGCAGGAAACTCTCAAAGGAATACGATTGAAAAGTCACATAGACTCATCTTGGATATTCTTCAAAACTGCAATGTTCCT TATGCAGGTAGTTAAGATTGAATCACATGAAGCAGATGATGTCATAGCCACACTTGTAGAACAGGTTCTACAAAGGGGACACCGAGTCGTTGTTGCCTCTCCTGACAAAGACTTCAAACAGCTGATATCTGATGATGTTCAAATTGTCATGCCAGTACCAGAGTTCAATAGATGGTCCTTTTACACCCTAAAACACTATGTGGCACAGTACAATTGTGATCCAAGGTCTGATTTGAGCTTGAGTAAGTATGTCACACTCCTTTTAG GGTGCATACTGGGTGATGAGGTTGATGGAGTTCCTGGAATCCAGCATGTTGTTCCTGGTTTTGGTCGAAAGACTGCTATGAAGCTTTTGAAAAAGCACGGCACACTGGAGAATTTGCTTAGTGCTGCTGCAGTAAGATCAGTGGGGAGGCAGTATGCACAAGATGCCCTTATAAAGTACGCTGATTATTTGCGCAGAAATTATGAAGTTCTTTCTCTGAAGAG GGATGTCAGTATCCATATTGAGGAGCAATGGCTTAATGAGAGGGATGTGCGTAATGACTCACTAGTTTTATCCAACTTCATCACTTTGCTGAAAGATAGTCGGAATCTTAATTCGCAAAGCAGATCTCATTCTAAGGGTTGA
- the LOC132627120 gene encoding uncharacterized protein LOC132627120 isoform X1: MDIQKATFTITPHHFHHPILVSPQHRLIQPRKLLKISPLVCSASHNSHHVVKDPILQGGNESFGKSKETHCKNIRKKRVFFLDVNPICYKGSIPSLQSFAHWISLFFSQVSLTDPVIAVIDGERGNEYRRQLLPSYKAKRRKYWQQFPHAGNSQRNTIEKSHRLILDILQNCNVPGSMQVVKIESHEADDVIATLVEQVLQRGHRVVVASPDKDFKQLISDDVQIVMPVPEFNRWSFYTLKHYVAQYNCDPRSDLSLSKYVTLLLGCILGDEVDGVPGIQHVVPGFGRKTAMKLLKKHGTLENLLSAAAVRSVGRQYAQDALIKYADYLRRNYEVLSLKRDVSIHIEEQWLNERDVRNDSLVLSNFITLLKDSRNLNSQSRSHSKG, translated from the exons ATGGATATTCAGAAAGCTACCTTTACTATCACTCCTCACCATTTCCACCACCCAATTCTTGTTTCCCCACAACATAGACTGATACAGCCAAGAAAATTGCTAAAAATAAGCCCACTTGTTTGTTCTGCTTCTCATAATAGTCATCATGTTGTAAAAGACCCAATTTTGCAAGGAGGGAATGAATCTTTTGGGAAAAGTAAAGAGACCCATTGCAAGAATATAAGAAAAAAGAGGGTGTTTTTCTTGGATGTTAATCCTATTTGTTATAAAGGAAGTATCCCTTCTTTGCAATCATTTGCTCATTGGATTTCACTTTTCTTCTCTCAAGTTAGCCTCACTGATCCTGTTATTGCT GTTATCGATGGGGAAAGAGGTAATGAGTATAGAAGACAGTTGTTACCTTCTTATAAAGCAAAAAGGAGGAAATATTGGCAACAGTTTCCACATGCAGGAAACTCTCAAAGGAATACGATTGAAAAGTCACATAGACTCATCTTGGATATTCTTCAAAACTGCAATGTTCCT GGTAGTATGCAGGTAGTTAAGATTGAATCACATGAAGCAGATGATGTCATAGCCACACTTGTAGAACAGGTTCTACAAAGGGGACACCGAGTCGTTGTTGCCTCTCCTGACAAAGACTTCAAACAGCTGATATCTGATGATGTTCAAATTGTCATGCCAGTACCAGAGTTCAATAGATGGTCCTTTTACACCCTAAAACACTATGTGGCACAGTACAATTGTGATCCAAGGTCTGATTTGAGCTTGAGTAAGTATGTCACACTCCTTTTAG GGTGCATACTGGGTGATGAGGTTGATGGAGTTCCTGGAATCCAGCATGTTGTTCCTGGTTTTGGTCGAAAGACTGCTATGAAGCTTTTGAAAAAGCACGGCACACTGGAGAATTTGCTTAGTGCTGCTGCAGTAAGATCAGTGGGGAGGCAGTATGCACAAGATGCCCTTATAAAGTACGCTGATTATTTGCGCAGAAATTATGAAGTTCTTTCTCTGAAGAG GGATGTCAGTATCCATATTGAGGAGCAATGGCTTAATGAGAGGGATGTGCGTAATGACTCACTAGTTTTATCCAACTTCATCACTTTGCTGAAAGATAGTCGGAATCTTAATTCGCAAAGCAGATCTCATTCTAAGGGTTGA
- the LOC132627120 gene encoding uncharacterized protein LOC132627120 isoform X3 — translation MDIQKATFTITPHHFHHPILVSPQHRLIQPRKLLKISPLVCSASHNSHHVVKDPILQGGNESFGKSKETHCKNIRKKRVFFLDVNPICYKGSIPSLQSFAHWISLFFSQVSLTDPVIAVIDGERGNEYRRQLLPSYKAKRRKYWQQFPHAGNSQRNTIEKSHRLILDILQNCNVPGSMQVVKIESHEADDVIATLVEQVLQRGHRVVVASPDKDFKQLISDDVQIVMPVPEFNRWSFYTLKHYVAQYNCDPRSDLSLRCILGDEVDGVPGIQHVVPGFGRKTAMKLLKKHGTLENLLSAAAVRSVGRQYAQDALIKYADYLRRNYEVLSLKRDVSIHIEEQWLNERDVRNDSLVLSNFITLLKDSRNLNSQSRSHSKG, via the exons ATGGATATTCAGAAAGCTACCTTTACTATCACTCCTCACCATTTCCACCACCCAATTCTTGTTTCCCCACAACATAGACTGATACAGCCAAGAAAATTGCTAAAAATAAGCCCACTTGTTTGTTCTGCTTCTCATAATAGTCATCATGTTGTAAAAGACCCAATTTTGCAAGGAGGGAATGAATCTTTTGGGAAAAGTAAAGAGACCCATTGCAAGAATATAAGAAAAAAGAGGGTGTTTTTCTTGGATGTTAATCCTATTTGTTATAAAGGAAGTATCCCTTCTTTGCAATCATTTGCTCATTGGATTTCACTTTTCTTCTCTCAAGTTAGCCTCACTGATCCTGTTATTGCT GTTATCGATGGGGAAAGAGGTAATGAGTATAGAAGACAGTTGTTACCTTCTTATAAAGCAAAAAGGAGGAAATATTGGCAACAGTTTCCACATGCAGGAAACTCTCAAAGGAATACGATTGAAAAGTCACATAGACTCATCTTGGATATTCTTCAAAACTGCAATGTTCCT GGTAGTATGCAGGTAGTTAAGATTGAATCACATGAAGCAGATGATGTCATAGCCACACTTGTAGAACAGGTTCTACAAAGGGGACACCGAGTCGTTGTTGCCTCTCCTGACAAAGACTTCAAACAGCTGATATCTGATGATGTTCAAATTGTCATGCCAGTACCAGAGTTCAATAGATGGTCCTTTTACACCCTAAAACACTATGTGGCACAGTACAATTGTGATCCAAGGTCTGATTTGAGCTTGA GGTGCATACTGGGTGATGAGGTTGATGGAGTTCCTGGAATCCAGCATGTTGTTCCTGGTTTTGGTCGAAAGACTGCTATGAAGCTTTTGAAAAAGCACGGCACACTGGAGAATTTGCTTAGTGCTGCTGCAGTAAGATCAGTGGGGAGGCAGTATGCACAAGATGCCCTTATAAAGTACGCTGATTATTTGCGCAGAAATTATGAAGTTCTTTCTCTGAAGAG GGATGTCAGTATCCATATTGAGGAGCAATGGCTTAATGAGAGGGATGTGCGTAATGACTCACTAGTTTTATCCAACTTCATCACTTTGCTGAAAGATAGTCGGAATCTTAATTCGCAAAGCAGATCTCATTCTAAGGGTTGA
- the LOC132627120 gene encoding uncharacterized protein LOC132627120 isoform X2, whose translation MDIQKATFTITPHHFHHPILVSPQHRLIQPRKLLKISPLVCSASHNSHHVVKDPILQGGNESFGKSKETHCKNIRKKRVFFLDVNPICYKGSIPSLQSFAHWISLFFSQVSLTDPVIAVIDGERGNEYRRQLLPSYKAKRRKYWQQFPHAGNSQRNTIEKSHRLILDILQNCNVPVVKIESHEADDVIATLVEQVLQRGHRVVVASPDKDFKQLISDDVQIVMPVPEFNRWSFYTLKHYVAQYNCDPRSDLSLSKYVTLLLGCILGDEVDGVPGIQHVVPGFGRKTAMKLLKKHGTLENLLSAAAVRSVGRQYAQDALIKYADYLRRNYEVLSLKRDVSIHIEEQWLNERDVRNDSLVLSNFITLLKDSRNLNSQSRSHSKG comes from the exons ATGGATATTCAGAAAGCTACCTTTACTATCACTCCTCACCATTTCCACCACCCAATTCTTGTTTCCCCACAACATAGACTGATACAGCCAAGAAAATTGCTAAAAATAAGCCCACTTGTTTGTTCTGCTTCTCATAATAGTCATCATGTTGTAAAAGACCCAATTTTGCAAGGAGGGAATGAATCTTTTGGGAAAAGTAAAGAGACCCATTGCAAGAATATAAGAAAAAAGAGGGTGTTTTTCTTGGATGTTAATCCTATTTGTTATAAAGGAAGTATCCCTTCTTTGCAATCATTTGCTCATTGGATTTCACTTTTCTTCTCTCAAGTTAGCCTCACTGATCCTGTTATTGCT GTTATCGATGGGGAAAGAGGTAATGAGTATAGAAGACAGTTGTTACCTTCTTATAAAGCAAAAAGGAGGAAATATTGGCAACAGTTTCCACATGCAGGAAACTCTCAAAGGAATACGATTGAAAAGTCACATAGACTCATCTTGGATATTCTTCAAAACTGCAATGTTCCT GTAGTTAAGATTGAATCACATGAAGCAGATGATGTCATAGCCACACTTGTAGAACAGGTTCTACAAAGGGGACACCGAGTCGTTGTTGCCTCTCCTGACAAAGACTTCAAACAGCTGATATCTGATGATGTTCAAATTGTCATGCCAGTACCAGAGTTCAATAGATGGTCCTTTTACACCCTAAAACACTATGTGGCACAGTACAATTGTGATCCAAGGTCTGATTTGAGCTTGAGTAAGTATGTCACACTCCTTTTAG GGTGCATACTGGGTGATGAGGTTGATGGAGTTCCTGGAATCCAGCATGTTGTTCCTGGTTTTGGTCGAAAGACTGCTATGAAGCTTTTGAAAAAGCACGGCACACTGGAGAATTTGCTTAGTGCTGCTGCAGTAAGATCAGTGGGGAGGCAGTATGCACAAGATGCCCTTATAAAGTACGCTGATTATTTGCGCAGAAATTATGAAGTTCTTTCTCTGAAGAG GGATGTCAGTATCCATATTGAGGAGCAATGGCTTAATGAGAGGGATGTGCGTAATGACTCACTAGTTTTATCCAACTTCATCACTTTGCTGAAAGATAGTCGGAATCTTAATTCGCAAAGCAGATCTCATTCTAAGGGTTGA
- the LOC132627120 gene encoding uncharacterized protein LOC132627120 isoform X4, with product MDIQKATFTITPHHFHHPILVSPQHRLIQPRKLLKISPLVCSASHNSHHVVKDPILQGGNESFGKSKETHCKNIRKKRVFFLDVNPICYKGSIPSLQSFAHWISLFFSQVSLTDPVIAVIDGERGNEYRRQLLPSYKAKRRKYWQQFPHAGNSQRNTIEKSHRLILDILQNCNVPVVKIESHEADDVIATLVEQVLQRGHRVVVASPDKDFKQLISDDVQIVMPVPEFNRWSFYTLKHYVAQYNCDPRSDLSLRCILGDEVDGVPGIQHVVPGFGRKTAMKLLKKHGTLENLLSAAAVRSVGRQYAQDALIKYADYLRRNYEVLSLKRDVSIHIEEQWLNERDVRNDSLVLSNFITLLKDSRNLNSQSRSHSKG from the exons ATGGATATTCAGAAAGCTACCTTTACTATCACTCCTCACCATTTCCACCACCCAATTCTTGTTTCCCCACAACATAGACTGATACAGCCAAGAAAATTGCTAAAAATAAGCCCACTTGTTTGTTCTGCTTCTCATAATAGTCATCATGTTGTAAAAGACCCAATTTTGCAAGGAGGGAATGAATCTTTTGGGAAAAGTAAAGAGACCCATTGCAAGAATATAAGAAAAAAGAGGGTGTTTTTCTTGGATGTTAATCCTATTTGTTATAAAGGAAGTATCCCTTCTTTGCAATCATTTGCTCATTGGATTTCACTTTTCTTCTCTCAAGTTAGCCTCACTGATCCTGTTATTGCT GTTATCGATGGGGAAAGAGGTAATGAGTATAGAAGACAGTTGTTACCTTCTTATAAAGCAAAAAGGAGGAAATATTGGCAACAGTTTCCACATGCAGGAAACTCTCAAAGGAATACGATTGAAAAGTCACATAGACTCATCTTGGATATTCTTCAAAACTGCAATGTTCCT GTAGTTAAGATTGAATCACATGAAGCAGATGATGTCATAGCCACACTTGTAGAACAGGTTCTACAAAGGGGACACCGAGTCGTTGTTGCCTCTCCTGACAAAGACTTCAAACAGCTGATATCTGATGATGTTCAAATTGTCATGCCAGTACCAGAGTTCAATAGATGGTCCTTTTACACCCTAAAACACTATGTGGCACAGTACAATTGTGATCCAAGGTCTGATTTGAGCTTGA GGTGCATACTGGGTGATGAGGTTGATGGAGTTCCTGGAATCCAGCATGTTGTTCCTGGTTTTGGTCGAAAGACTGCTATGAAGCTTTTGAAAAAGCACGGCACACTGGAGAATTTGCTTAGTGCTGCTGCAGTAAGATCAGTGGGGAGGCAGTATGCACAAGATGCCCTTATAAAGTACGCTGATTATTTGCGCAGAAATTATGAAGTTCTTTCTCTGAAGAG GGATGTCAGTATCCATATTGAGGAGCAATGGCTTAATGAGAGGGATGTGCGTAATGACTCACTAGTTTTATCCAACTTCATCACTTTGCTGAAAGATAGTCGGAATCTTAATTCGCAAAGCAGATCTCATTCTAAGGGTTGA
- the LOC132627120 gene encoding uncharacterized protein LOC132627120 isoform X5 has translation MDIQKATFTITPHHFHHPILVSPQHRLIQPRKLLKISPLVCSASHNSHHVVKDPILQGGNESFGKSKETHCKNIRKKRVFFLDVNPICYKGSIPSLQSFAHWISLFFSQVSLTDPVIAVIDGERGNEYRRQLLPSYKAKRRKYWQQFPHAGNSQRNTIEKSHRLILDILQNCNVPGSMQVVKIESHEADDVIATLVEQVLQRGHRVVVASPDKDFKQLISDDVQIVMPVPEFNRWSFYTLKHYVAQYNCDPRSDLSLSKYVTLLLGCILGDEVDGVPGIQHVVPGFGRKTAMKLLKKHGTLENLLSAAAVRSVGRQYAQDALIKYADYLRRNYEVLSLKSVKCNALKGMSVSILRSNGLMRGMCVMTH, from the exons ATGGATATTCAGAAAGCTACCTTTACTATCACTCCTCACCATTTCCACCACCCAATTCTTGTTTCCCCACAACATAGACTGATACAGCCAAGAAAATTGCTAAAAATAAGCCCACTTGTTTGTTCTGCTTCTCATAATAGTCATCATGTTGTAAAAGACCCAATTTTGCAAGGAGGGAATGAATCTTTTGGGAAAAGTAAAGAGACCCATTGCAAGAATATAAGAAAAAAGAGGGTGTTTTTCTTGGATGTTAATCCTATTTGTTATAAAGGAAGTATCCCTTCTTTGCAATCATTTGCTCATTGGATTTCACTTTTCTTCTCTCAAGTTAGCCTCACTGATCCTGTTATTGCT GTTATCGATGGGGAAAGAGGTAATGAGTATAGAAGACAGTTGTTACCTTCTTATAAAGCAAAAAGGAGGAAATATTGGCAACAGTTTCCACATGCAGGAAACTCTCAAAGGAATACGATTGAAAAGTCACATAGACTCATCTTGGATATTCTTCAAAACTGCAATGTTCCT GGTAGTATGCAGGTAGTTAAGATTGAATCACATGAAGCAGATGATGTCATAGCCACACTTGTAGAACAGGTTCTACAAAGGGGACACCGAGTCGTTGTTGCCTCTCCTGACAAAGACTTCAAACAGCTGATATCTGATGATGTTCAAATTGTCATGCCAGTACCAGAGTTCAATAGATGGTCCTTTTACACCCTAAAACACTATGTGGCACAGTACAATTGTGATCCAAGGTCTGATTTGAGCTTGAGTAAGTATGTCACACTCCTTTTAG GGTGCATACTGGGTGATGAGGTTGATGGAGTTCCTGGAATCCAGCATGTTGTTCCTGGTTTTGGTCGAAAGACTGCTATGAAGCTTTTGAAAAAGCACGGCACACTGGAGAATTTGCTTAGTGCTGCTGCAGTAAGATCAGTGGGGAGGCAGTATGCACAAGATGCCCTTATAAAGTACGCTGATTATTTGCGCAGAAATTATGAAGTTCTTTCTCTGAAGAG TGTTAAATGCAATGCACTAAAAGGGATGTCAGTATCCATATTGAGGAGCAATGGCTTAATGAGAGGGATGTGCGTAATGACTCACTAG
- the LOC132627122 gene encoding chorismate mutase 2, with the protein MACGDDNKLSLDSIRDSLIRQEDTIIFNLIERIKYPTNPTLYKQPGSFNIPGFQGSLFQYLFQETEALQSKVGRYLSPEENPFFPNDLPASIIPPTKCTPVLHPAAESVNVNEKILDIYINKMLPLFCKEADEGNFATTAACDIQLLQALSRRIHYGKFVAEVKFRDSTDDYKPFILAKDGDALMKLLTFEAVEEMVKKRVARKAKMFSQEVTLIDSAEEVKCKVDPSLVSRLYEEWIMPLTKLVEVEYLLRRVD; encoded by the exons ATGGCTTGTGGTGATGATAACAAACTGAGTCTTGATTCAATAAGGGATAGTTTAATCAGACAAGAAGACACCATCATTTTCAACCTTATTGAAAGGATTAAATACCCAACAAATCCCACCTTGTACAAACAACCTGGTTCTTTCAATATTCCTGGTTTTCAAGGGTCTTTGTTTCAGTACTTGTTTCAAGAAACAGAAGCTCTTCAATCTAAG gTTGGTAGATACCTGTCCCCAGAGGAAAATCCGTTCTTCCCAAATGATCTGCCTGCCTCAATCATACCACCTACCAAATGCACACCA GTTTTGCATCCCGCAGCCGAGTCAGTAAATGTAAATGAGAAGATATTGGATATTTATATAAATAAGATGCTTCCTCTATTCTGTAAAGAGGCTGATGAAGGAAACTTTGCAACTACTGCTGCATGTGATATTCAGTTATTGCAG GCACTCTCAAGAAGGATTCATTACGGGAAATTTGTTGCAGAGGTTAAATTCAGGGATAGCACCGATGATTATAAGCCTTTTATTCTTGCTAAG GATGGGGATGCTCTAATGAAGCTATTGACATTTGAAGCTGTTGAAGAGATGGTAAAGAAGAGGGTAGCAAGGAAAGCCAAGATGTTTAGTCAAGAAGTGACCTTAATTGATAGTGCTGAAGAAGTGAAGTGCAAGGTTGATCCATCACTAGTTTCGCGCTTGTATGAGGAATGGATAATGCCTTTAACTAAACTTGTCGAAGTTGAGTACCTACTTCGGCGTGTTGATTAG